Genomic window (Phragmites australis chromosome 5, lpPhrAust1.1, whole genome shotgun sequence):
AATCTCGTTTTGCCATTGTTCGTGGGCCAGCAAGATTTTGGGATCAAGACACACTAGGACAAATCATAACAGCTTGTAtcatcatgcataatatgatcgTTGAAGATGAGCGAGATGCAGAAGGTGACCACCATTTCGATGGGATGGGAGAAGTTGTGACAGCTTCCCATCGTCCTACGGCTGAACTGCAAGCGTTTCTTCGAACTCATCTAGCCATTATTAACAGGGAAACTCACTCACAGCTTCGTGATGATCTAGTCGAGCACCTGTGGGAAAAATATGGAGGGGTGTAGTGTATGTAGTTGTACCAATATAGTTGGTACCTATCATGTACTGTTTTAATTATGTGCACTTGTAATAATGTAGTCAGTACCTATTATGTATGCAGTTGTAATAACGTATGGTAATGTATGCAGTTTTTTTATCACACAACAACTAACATAGATAGTCCATACAACTAACATAGATAGTCCATACAACATAGATAGTCCATACAACTAATATAGATAGTCCATACAATATACTTAAAGTTCATACAACATACTTAAAGTGCcaacaaaatacttaaagttcCATATATGAAGTAGCTCAACCTGAGCCTGTGCCAAACCGCCGAGCGATGATCTCATCCTGCAAGCTCGTATAGTAATGTCGCTGTCGCTCACTCATAGCActaagatccatattcatcacCTTACCATCTTCAATCCTTCTCCTTAACTTAATATCTTGTTCCTTCAGTTCAATCCTTTTCTTCTCAAGTGCAAGTCTTTCATCATTGCGCTCTTTTTTTGCAACCTCTTTCAAGGCTTCTGCCTCTTTCTTCTTAGCCCACAAGTTTTCCATCGCTTCCATGTAAAGATTATCTCCAGGAGAGACGGGATTTTTACCTCGCTGCTGTCACTCTTTCTCCGCCTTCCTACCTACTGGCCTAACCACGGGCTCTGAAGTATGACCCTCCCCTTCAACCTCGAGATGACTCTCATTGGTCCCAGGACTGGACGATGGACTTCCAGTGGTGGATGTCTTCTGTTTTTTCTCGCCGCACCTATCCTTCCACTTTTGCTCGTGTTGCAAGATATTCCAACAATGCAACAATCTGAACGATCTGCCTTTCGGATCTTTTGACTTAtacaattcacatgcatgcattaccTACACATGTAAGTACACCTTATTAGACTTGCACCACCATATGAAATAACAatcaaataaagaagagaacattATACCTTATCTTGTTCTGTCACCCCGCTTTGCCTCCTGTTTTGAATCTGAACATAACATCCACAAAACCGGTTAACACCTTCTAGTATGACAGACCAACGATGCTGTAGAGAATTGGAATTACGATCAGATACAAAGTCCTTGTGCTCATGAAAATAATCAGTAATTCTTTGCCAATACGTAGCACGTGATTGTTCATTCCCTTGTATAGCATCCAAACTAACTTCTAGCCATGCCGACACCAACATGTTGTCTTCTTTTACACTGAAATTTTTTGATCTGGCCTTTTTTGCTTTTTGGGATGCACCAGCTTCTACATGTGGCGTTTGTTGCTCCTCAAGTGGGCTTGCAAATTGACTATCATCCCAATACGGTCCATTGTCTTCAATGTTTCGATCACTCATCAAATCCAAAAAACTATCCATTGTTGTAACCTACACCTGCATAACACAAATTGTATACATATAATCAATTTCTAGCATTGCAAAATATACAGATAATCAATTTCTACCATTGTAAAATTTCTAATATTAAAATGATTCTATCTCCTCTCCATTTCTCTCTACAGCCGGCCCACTCCATTTCTCTCTACAGTTGGCCTCCAAACCTCTCTGTAGCCGGCCTCCAAATCTCTCCCCGTCGCCTCACTCTCCCAGtcacctccttcctcctctctcccactcccCGGCTggactccctccctctctccagcCGGACTCCTTCTGTGCCggactccctccctctctgagTCCCTCTCTCGCTCAGATCTGCTGGGCGGGGGCACCGGAGGTGCTGGGCTGGCGGTGCGGGCAAGGGGCCAGCGGCGCGGGCTGCCAAGGGGCCCGGCGGCACGGGCGGCCAAGGGGGCCAGCGGCGCGGGCGGCCAAGGGGTCCGACGGCGCAGGCAGGGGGCCAGCGGCGAAGGGGGCCAGCGGCGCGGGAGGCCAAGGGGTCTGGCGG
Coding sequences:
- the LOC133917563 gene encoding glutathione S-transferase T3-like; the encoded protein is MDSFLDLMSDRNIEDNGPYWDDSQFASPLEEQQTPHVEAGASQKAKKARSKNFSVKEDNMLVSAWLEVSLDAIQGNEQSRATYWQRITDYFHEHKDFVSDRNSNSLQHRWSVILEGVNRFCGCYVQIQNRRQSGVTEQDKVMHACELYKSKDPKGRSFRLLHCWNILQHEQKWKDRCGEKKQKTSTTGSPSSSPGTNESHLEVEGEGHTSEPVVRPVGRKAEKE